The following proteins are co-located in the Malus sylvestris chromosome 13, drMalSylv7.2, whole genome shotgun sequence genome:
- the LOC126595543 gene encoding U-box domain-containing protein 51-like isoform X1, which produces MWYNNVDNGNNNQGAGIIAVAIDDGVSSQNALKWAIDHLVSRSTSQAPIKLVHVIHPSNSNNTLHATANNPSNEGQAHDAPNTDFLLPFRCYCTRKRVQCEAVLLEDQDVAEALAEYIFRHGIESIVVGATSRTGGLTSRRLFKASESIPGRVLKLAPRFCSVYTIKQGRVSEMSEASRPLPNIHVEERAADHQSDHIGRGPIYRAYDEVSVAENDVSFQSSERPSTDSILSFYQSFGPAGLTRFPLESSSNMESIAKLDEDFDSFDFYTPHEPSSTVQRCGGTPLLSQKVLDDMEEEMKRLRVELKQTMDMYHAACKEAVAEKQKTIELQEWKLTEGKKLEEARHALEATRAAMEKEKAHSKAAILAADHRHEAAHRFAEKEVQTTISADQIFKALREADNEEKKRVLDALGQSQLVFKYQSLVHILVVLLLFSFYCSLF; this is translated from the exons ATGTGGTATAACAATGTTGATAATGGAAATAATAATCAAGGCGCGGGGATAATAGCAGTGGCAATCGACGACGGCGTCTCCAGCCAAAATGCTTTGAAATGGGCAATCGATCATCTCGTCTCTCGATCTACCAGCCAAGCTCCTATCAAGCTTGTCCATGTTATTCACCCATCCAATTCCAATAATACACTTCATGCAACAG CGAACAACCCATCAAATGAAGGGCAAGCTCACGATGCTCCAAATACAGATTTCTTACTTCCATTTCGTTGCTACTGTACGCGCAAACGA gtacaATGCGAGGCTGTTCTACTGGAGGATCAAGATGTAGCTGAGGCATTAGCTGAGTACATTTTCCGCCATGGCATTGAGAGTATTGTTGTTGGTGCTACATCCAGGACTGGTGGGTTAACTAG TAGGCGTCTATTCAAGGCATCTGAATCTATTCCAGGCAGAGTCCTGAAGTTGGCACCGCGTTTCTGCTCAGTATACACCATCAAACAAGGAAGGGTGAGCGAAATGAGTGAAGCATCTCGTCCACTTCCAAATATTCATGTTGAGGAGAGGGCAGCGGATCACCAGTCCGATCACAT AGGTAGAGGTCCGATCTACAGAGCATATGATGAGGTCTCAGTGGCTGAGAATGATGTTTCGTTTCAAAGCTCAGAAAGACCAAGTACTGACAGCATTTTATCCTTCTATCAAAGTTTTGGTCCAGCTGGACTGACCCGATTTCCTTTAGAATCATCATCAAACATGGAGAGTATTGCAAAACTGGACGAAGATTTTGACAGTTTTGATTTTTACACTCCGCATGAACCGTCATCAACCGTACAACGTTGTGGAGGAACACCACTCTTGTCGCAGAAAGTATTG GATGACATGGAAGAGGAGATGAAAAGGCTTAGAGTGGAGCTGAAGCAAACAATGGACATGTACCACGCAGCCTGCAAAGAAGCAGTGGCAGAAAAACAGAAG ACAATTGAGCTACAAGAGTGGAAATTGACAGAAGGGAAAAAACTAGAAGAGGCACGACATGCCTTAGAAGCAACTAGGGCAGCTATGGAGAAGGAAAAAGCACATTCTAAAGCAGCAATTTTGGCAGCTGATCATCGTCACGAAGCAGCTCATAGGTTTGCTGAGAAAGAAGTGCAAACAACAATCAGTGCAGATCAAATATTCAAAGCTTTAAGGGAGGCTGACAATGAAGAGAAGAAACGAGTTTTGGATGCTTTAGGCCAGTCCCAATTAGTTTTCAAATACCAAAGCTTAGTTCATATCTTAgttgttttattgttattttctttttactgTTCACTGTTTTAG
- the LOC126595543 gene encoding U-box domain-containing protein 51-like isoform X2: MWYNNVDNGNNNQGAGIIAVAIDDGVSSQNALKWAIDHLVSRSTSQAPIKLVHVIHPSNSNNTLHATANNPSNEGQAHDAPNTDFLLPFRCYCTRKRVQCEAVLLEDQDVAEALAEYIFRHGIESIVVGATSRTGGLTRRLFKASESIPGRVLKLAPRFCSVYTIKQGRVSEMSEASRPLPNIHVEERAADHQSDHIGRGPIYRAYDEVSVAENDVSFQSSERPSTDSILSFYQSFGPAGLTRFPLESSSNMESIAKLDEDFDSFDFYTPHEPSSTVQRCGGTPLLSQKVLDDMEEEMKRLRVELKQTMDMYHAACKEAVAEKQKTIELQEWKLTEGKKLEEARHALEATRAAMEKEKAHSKAAILAADHRHEAAHRFAEKEVQTTISADQIFKALREADNEEKKRVLDALGQSQLVFKYQSLVHILVVLLLFSFYCSLF, translated from the exons ATGTGGTATAACAATGTTGATAATGGAAATAATAATCAAGGCGCGGGGATAATAGCAGTGGCAATCGACGACGGCGTCTCCAGCCAAAATGCTTTGAAATGGGCAATCGATCATCTCGTCTCTCGATCTACCAGCCAAGCTCCTATCAAGCTTGTCCATGTTATTCACCCATCCAATTCCAATAATACACTTCATGCAACAG CGAACAACCCATCAAATGAAGGGCAAGCTCACGATGCTCCAAATACAGATTTCTTACTTCCATTTCGTTGCTACTGTACGCGCAAACGA gtacaATGCGAGGCTGTTCTACTGGAGGATCAAGATGTAGCTGAGGCATTAGCTGAGTACATTTTCCGCCATGGCATTGAGAGTATTGTTGTTGGTGCTACATCCAGGACTGGTGGGTTAACTAG GCGTCTATTCAAGGCATCTGAATCTATTCCAGGCAGAGTCCTGAAGTTGGCACCGCGTTTCTGCTCAGTATACACCATCAAACAAGGAAGGGTGAGCGAAATGAGTGAAGCATCTCGTCCACTTCCAAATATTCATGTTGAGGAGAGGGCAGCGGATCACCAGTCCGATCACAT AGGTAGAGGTCCGATCTACAGAGCATATGATGAGGTCTCAGTGGCTGAGAATGATGTTTCGTTTCAAAGCTCAGAAAGACCAAGTACTGACAGCATTTTATCCTTCTATCAAAGTTTTGGTCCAGCTGGACTGACCCGATTTCCTTTAGAATCATCATCAAACATGGAGAGTATTGCAAAACTGGACGAAGATTTTGACAGTTTTGATTTTTACACTCCGCATGAACCGTCATCAACCGTACAACGTTGTGGAGGAACACCACTCTTGTCGCAGAAAGTATTG GATGACATGGAAGAGGAGATGAAAAGGCTTAGAGTGGAGCTGAAGCAAACAATGGACATGTACCACGCAGCCTGCAAAGAAGCAGTGGCAGAAAAACAGAAG ACAATTGAGCTACAAGAGTGGAAATTGACAGAAGGGAAAAAACTAGAAGAGGCACGACATGCCTTAGAAGCAACTAGGGCAGCTATGGAGAAGGAAAAAGCACATTCTAAAGCAGCAATTTTGGCAGCTGATCATCGTCACGAAGCAGCTCATAGGTTTGCTGAGAAAGAAGTGCAAACAACAATCAGTGCAGATCAAATATTCAAAGCTTTAAGGGAGGCTGACAATGAAGAGAAGAAACGAGTTTTGGATGCTTTAGGCCAGTCCCAATTAGTTTTCAAATACCAAAGCTTAGTTCATATCTTAgttgttttattgttattttctttttactgTTCACTGTTTTAG